A window of bacterium genomic DNA:
AACGGTAGATATCCTTACGGTCATCAACCGCGAGCAGGAGATATGTCATCTGCTGTTGGTGCCGATAGAGGACACGGTAGTTCCTCGTGATGCGAAAGCTCTCCAGACCCTCAAGTCGTCCGTGGAGTTTTTTGTGATGGAGACGA
This region includes:
- a CDS encoding type II toxin-antitoxin system mRNA interferase toxin, RelE/StbE family, with amino-acid sequence MERVMLVYTRTFLRDAARLPHDIRARLLVQVEHLRNNPADARLHHKKLHGRLEGLESFRITRNYRVLYRHQQQMTYLLLAVDDRKDIYR